In Fundulus heteroclitus isolate FHET01 chromosome 16, MU-UCD_Fhet_4.1, whole genome shotgun sequence, a single genomic region encodes these proteins:
- the LOC105932066 gene encoding dual specificity mitogen-activated protein kinase kinase 6 — MSLSKAGRKRPPGPKLPKDAFSPMPQQATAPPRDLDSKACVTIGDRNFVVEADDLEQIEELGRGAYGVVDKMKHVPSGVIMAVKRIRATVNTLEQKRLLMDLDISMRTVDCFYTVTFYGALFREGDVWICMELMDTSLDKFYKKVIQKGQTIPEDILGKITVAIVKALEHLHHNLSVIHRDVKPSNVLINIHGQVKMCDFGISGHLVDSVAKTMDAGCKPYMAPERINPDLNQQGYSVKSDIWSLGITMIELAILKFPYDSWGTPFQQLKQVVDEPSPQLPADRFSPEFVDFISQCLRKKPGERPAYTELIQHPFFTLHDAKETDVASFVKVILDD, encoded by the exons GTAGGAAGAGGCCCCCGGGGCCAAAGCTGCCCAAAGATGCATTTTCACCTATGCCACAACAGGCTACAGC GCCACCTCGAGACCTCGACTCTAAAGCTTGCGTCACCATCGGAGATCGG AACTTTGTGGTTGAAGCTGACGACTTGGAGCAGATCGAAGAGCTGGGGAGGGGCGCCTATGGAGTGGTGGACAAGATGAAGCACGTCCCCAGTGGCGTGATCATGGCTGTCAAG AGGATTCGTGCCACGGTCAATACTCTGGAGCAGAAGAGGCTTCTGATGGACTTGGACATTTCCATGAGAACAGTAGACTGCTTCTATACCGTGACCTTCTACGGTGCCCTTTTCAGAGAG gGAGACGTTTGGATCTGCATGGAACTGATGGACACGTCTTTGGATAAGTTCTATAAAAAGGTTATTCAGAAAGGCCAAACAATTCCCGAGGACATCTTGGGCAAGATCACAGTAGCA ATTGTCAAGGCTTTAGAGCATCTCCACCATAACCTCTCAGTAATACACAGAG ATGTGAAGCCCTCCAATGTCCTGATCAACATTCACGGCCAAGTGAAAATGTGCGACTTTGGCATCAGCGGCCACCTTGTGGATTCCGTGGCCAAAACGATGGACGCAGGCTGCAAGCCCTACATGGCG CCTGAAAGGATCAACCCTGACCTCAACCAGCAGGGCTACAGTGTCAAATCAGACATCTGGAGTCTTGGTATCACTATG ATCGAGCTGGCCATTCTGAAATTCCCCTACGACTCGTGGGGTACGCCTTTCCAGCAGCTCAAGCAGGTGGTGGATGAGCCGTCTCCACAGCTGCCGGCAGACCGCTTCTCCCCCGAGTTTGTAGACTTCATCTCACAATG cttaaGAAAGAAACCGGGTGAACGACCAGCCTACACAGAATTAATt CAACACCCGTTTTTCACTCTCCATGACGCTAAAGAGACAGATGTGGCCAGCTTCGTCAAGGTCATCCTGGATGATTGA